In Glycine max cultivar Williams 82 chromosome 10, Glycine_max_v4.0, whole genome shotgun sequence, the DNA window cggaaaaaaaagagttttgagaggagaaggggaaaaacgaaaatgaggccaaaaagagACACCTGaattaacataactatttatacctagggtattcagcctattatttgctctatatttatttattttataaaaacaaactctattttattttctatcaaacaaataaatgaaataccctttttattttctctcaaatcattattttaattaataattatatctccttatttatttatttataaaatctcatcatttttctaaaactctatttatttataaataacaatcctttttaatctagattacaaaaattgggatgttacaatcaTGACACCGACTCCAGCAGCACCCATACGATcagggtgttctggtcgcccaatAGCAACAGTCagtacatcctgacgtccatgggcgaCAAATGAACCCTGTGAGGCCTCctcctcaaacgaatcctgTAAAGAATACATTTATTGGTTTACTCAATCacacaataaatataaataattacaattattaattgaaagtgacttacaatcttctcagtaatttcctttgctgcctcagaCGTCATTTGACCAATTTTCTTcatgcgggccatcttccacttcacgtgtcgtctGATGAGGGATGAAGAATCAATCACGGTGTCAGTGCTTCTGGATTGAGCAGCTTcctccagttttttttttctcttctcatccatcaactt includes these proteins:
- the LOC112998120 gene encoding uncharacterized protein, which translates into the protein MDEKRKKKLEEAAQSRSTDTVIDSSSLIRRHVKWKMARMKKIGQMTSEAAKEITEKIDSFEEEASQGSFVAHGRQDVLTVAIGRPEHPDRMGAAGVGVMIVTSQFL